The Melitaea cinxia chromosome 24, ilMelCinx1.1, whole genome shotgun sequence genome window below encodes:
- the LOC123665626 gene encoding uncharacterized protein LOC123665626 produces MEEIMIALQNIQKELKVQKLEIQKSGEKVTEQVTLNITNKLEEKFTILEEKHQTLKENVEQQERRIQFMEKQARQRNIIFFGIEENETSYHNLENNILQFIREKLSLKLDCRDIQEIKRVGKKGEKPRPVIVTFSTLGSKISILKQKRLLKDTQYYFNEDYPKYILEKRKELQEEANREREKGNKVTIKYDKLVIFKSNNKRTLMTSPESDSNSQALVINSTTRPNKKNKIKQSNPSIPRSNSVSEGVLKPSILSYLINK; encoded by the coding sequence ATGGAGGAAATTATGATAGCCttacaaaatattcaaaaagaATTGAAAGTTCAAAAATTAGAAATTCAGAAAAGTGGCGAAAAGGTGACAGAACAAGTAACACTCAACATAACTAACAAATTAGAAGAGAAATTTACAATATTGGAAGAAAAACATCAAACCTTGAAAGAAAATGTTGAACAACAAGAAAGAAGAATCCAATTTATGGAAAAACAAGCAAGACAACGAAACATAATTTTCTTCGGAATTGAAGAGAACGAGACATCCTACCATAACTTGGAGAACAATATATTGCAATTCATAAGGGAAAAACTGTCCTTAAAATTGGATTGTAGAGATATTCAGGAAATAAAGAGAGTGGGGAAAAAAGGTGAGAAACCACGACCAGTAATTGTAACTTTTTCTACCCTTGGTTCAAAGATCAGCATTCTTAAgcaaaaaagattattaaaagacacccaatattattttaacgaaGATTACCCTAAGTACATATTAGAAAAAAGGAAAGAACTACAGGAAGAAGCAAATAGAGAGCGCGAGAAAGGAAACAAAGTCACGATAAAATACGATAAACTTGTTATATTCAAATCAAACAACAAAAGAACACTGATGACTTCACCAGAGTCAGATTCCAATTCTCAAGCACTAGTAATTAATAGTACAACCAGACCtaacaagaaaaacaaaataaaacagtcAAACCCATCTATACCCAGATCAAACAGTGTCTCAGAAGGAGTTCTAAAACCAAGCATTCTAAGCtacttaataaacaaataa